One window from the genome of Plasmodium reichenowi strain SY57 chromosome 8, whole genome shotgun sequence encodes:
- a CDS encoding RNA-binding protein, putative, which translates to MFFNFSRKKKSEERLEEERSNTCEETEQVEETSNNKRGRKQKEKDEKAKSVEDNLDEEYDVGKNKTQEKKKRKYTRKTGATATTNNTTTTTKRGRKSKKEKDEEIEENEKKNEVKDENVNNIGKCDDNEEKDNKENNDENYEMKITEELKDKDAKASALTLEILGDIPDADMKPPENILFVCKLNPVTEEEDLKIIFSRFGNIKSCKIIKDKVTNNSLQYGFIEFEKKEDCLNAYFEMDNVVIDDRRIHVDFCQSLSKYKNEYLKDNMNNDNVNNKKQKWDEATCKKEENNEDNIRVFKYESDHNIKEHNNDRNKKKDSKEDLENLKYKKYDNDNKRNYFSKYKYDKDHNYNNNDRKFSHHYYRNNSYKYKNSHNHNFMYSKNQYYRKNLNYYDNKNKYYKNIHNAAIGKRNYSPSDMIKRNNYNRRNSRSFSPRDRRTRGEGNMKDYDRYKKKEDEHKNTQEHIDNEQKKQNEDETSNYENKTNDEHKTNEESYKRSIEGSTKNGNLKNDKVTKSASKSFDKPDIYDVDYNDDISDYEKEKNTKNEKGSESNSTFKVSSRRSNRRTSQNSSINNKTEHESNKYYENKKRKYNDYQNKDNTNYHYPVKEYNNDRKGKHPSYAEEDRNYKRRNYEDKYADKYRDKFPDKYRDKFSDKYADKNDDKYYNNNNNMRKYSSKYNDGYVGDNKKYSKREDLYNYYDEKNKYNKHDLYDKEYYNKRKYSNYNTYNNNDNYNNKDFKSYREEKNTNYHRTDDNKNYHHTDDFNKSYKHKDSKIYDNHINISSKYHPNNDYRKPYDNVKDKMPYYSKHSRISHKQDDYKYADNYKSKFNNKSYEERRLVNHRDRSLDHEKDYKYSRNNKDDNYHNYHKKDTRRNHSKSFSESRYDYSNKYNDRKKNYKNDKYEKKVKTNNKNHDSPYERNSVSISKDSYTNNKKKNSYTLKTESVKSFVSRE; encoded by the coding sequence atgttttttaatttttcaagaaagaaaaaaagtGAAGAGAGACTTGAAGAAGAAAGAAGTAATACATGTGAAGAGACTGAACAAGTTGAAGAAActagtaataataaaagagGAAGGAAACagaaagaaaaagatgaaaaagCAAAATCTGTAGAAGATAATTTGGATGAAGAATATGATGtaggaaaaaataaaacacaagaaaagaaaaaaagaaaatatacaaGGAAAACGGGTGCGACAGCTACGACGAACAATACTACTACAACAACTAAGAGAGGTCgaaaaagtaaaaaagaaaaagatgaaGAGATTGAAgagaatgaaaaaaaaaatgaagttaaagatgaaaatgtaaataatattggaaaatgtgatgataatgaagaaaaagataataaagaaaataacGATGAAAATTATGAGATGAAAATAACAGAAGAATTAAAAGATAAGGATGCTAAAGCCAGTGCCCTTACGTTAGAAATATTAGGTGATATACCTGATGCTGATATGAAACCTCctgaaaatattttatttgtatgtAAATTAAACCCAGTTACTGAAGAAGAAGatttgaaaataattttttcaagattcggaaatataaaatcatgtaaaattattaaagaTAAAGTTACTAATAATTCATTACAATATGGATTTATTgaatttgaaaaaaaagaagattGTTTAAATGCTTATTTTGAAATGGATAATGTTGTAATTGATGATAGAAGAATTCACGTCGATTTTTGTCAGTCCTTGtcaaaatataagaatgaatatttaaaagataatatgaataacGATAATGTAAATAACAAGAAACAAAAATGGGATGAAGCAACTTgtaaaaaagaagaaaataatgaagataacATTCGTGTCTTTAAATATGAATCTGATCATAATATCAAAgaacataataatgatcgaaataaaaaaaaagattcTAAAGAAGATCTTGAGAATTTgaaatataagaaatatgataatgacaataaaagaaattatttttctaaatataaatatgataaagatcataattataataataatgatagGAAATTTTctcatcattattatagAAACAATTcgtataaatataaaaatagtCATAACCACAATTTTATGTATTCCAAAAATCAatattatagaaaaaatctaaattattatgataataaaaataaatattataagaatattcATAATGCTGCTATaggaaaaagaaattacTCTCCAAGTGATAtgataaaaagaaataattataatcGACGTAATAGTCGATCATTCTCCCCAAGAGATAGAAGAACAAGAGGTGAAGGGAATATGAAAGATTATGatagatataaaaaaaaagaagatgaACACAAAAATACTCAAGAACATATCGATAATGAACAAAAGaaacaaaatgaagatGAAACAAGTAATTATGAGAACAAAACAAATGATGAACATAAAACAAATGAAGaatcatataaaagaaGTATCGAAGGTTCCACAAAAAATGGGAATcttaaaaatgataaagtTACCAAATCAGCAAGTAAATCTTTTGATAAACCTGACATATATGACGTTgattataatgatgatatatctgattatgaaaaagagaaaaacacaaaaaatgaaaaaggaAGTGAAAGTAATTCAACCTTTAAAGTGTCAAGTAGGAGAAGTAATAGAAGAACATCGCAAAACTCAtctattaataataaaacagAGCATGAAAGCAATAAATACTatgaaaacaaaaaaaggaaatataaCGATTATCAGAATAAAGATAACACCAATTATCATTATCCTgttaaagaatataataatgatagaAAAGGGAAACATCCATCGTATGCTGAAGAAGatagaaattataaaagaagaaattatGAAGATAAATATGCAGATAAATATAGAGATAAATTTCCAGATAAATATAGAGATAAATTTTCAGATAAATATGcagataaaaatgatgataaatattataataataataataacatgaGAAAATATAGtagtaaatataatgatggTTATGTAGGagataacaaaaaatatagtaAAAGAGAAGATCTTTATAACtattatgatgaaaaaaataaatataataaacatgatttatatgataaagaatattataataaaagaaaatatagCAACTACAAtacttataataataatgataattataataataaagatttCAAATCATATagagaagaaaaaaatacaaacTATCATCGAAcagatgataataaaaattatcatcataCAGACGATTTCAACAAAtcatataaacataaagatagcaaaatatatgataatcatataaatatatcatcGAAATATCATCCTAATAATGATTATAGAAAACCATATGACAATGTAAAGGATAAAATGCCTTATTATTCTAAACATAGTAGAATATCACATAAACAAGATGATTATAAATATGCggataattataaaagtaAATTTAACAATAAATCTTATGAAGAGAGAAGATTAGTAAATCATAGAGATAGATCATTGGACCATGAAAAAgattataaatattcaaGAAATAATAAGGATGATAACTATCATAATTACCATAAAAAAGATACAAGGAGAAATCATTCTAAATCTTTTTCAGAGTCAAGGTATGATTATtctaataaatataatgatagaaaaaaaaattataaaaatgataaatatgaaaaaaaagtaaaaactaataataaaaatcatGATTCTCCATATGAACGTAATTCAGTTAGTATTTCCAAAGATTCctatacaaataataaaaaaaaaaattcatatacCTTAAAAACGGAATCGGTAAAATCTTTTGTTTCACGTGAATAA